Proteins encoded in a region of the Homo sapiens chromosome 12 genomic scaffold, GRCh38.p14 alternate locus group ALT_REF_LOCI_2 HSCHR12_3_CTG2 genome:
- the PRH2 gene encoding salivary acidic proline-rich phosphoprotein 1/2 isoform X1: MLLILLSVALLAFSSAQDLDEDVSQEDVPLVISDGGDSEQFIDEERQGPPLGGQQSQPSAGDGNQNDGPQQGPPQQGGQQQQGPPPPQGKPQGPPQQGGHPPPPQGRPQGPPQQGGHPRPPRGRPQGPPQQGGHQQGPPPPPPGKPQGPPPQGGRPQGPPQGQSPQ, translated from the exons ATGCTTCTGATTCTGCTGTCAGTGGCCCTGCTGGCCTTCAGCTCAGCTCAGGACTTAGATGAAG ATGTCAGCCAAGAAGACGTTCCCTTGGTAATATCAG ATGGAGGAGACTCTGAGCAGTTCATAGATGAGGAGCGTCAGGGACCACCTTTGGGAGGACAGCAATCTCAACCCTCTGCTGGTGATGGGAACCAGAATGATGGCCCTCAGCAGGGACCACCCCAACAAGGAGGCCAGCAGCAACAAGGTCCACCACCTCCTCAGGGAAAGCCACAAGGACCACCCCAACAGGGAGGCCATCCCCCTCCTCCTCAAGGAAGGCCACAAGGACCACCCCAACAGGGAGGCCATCCCCGTCCTCCTCGAGGAAGGCCACAAGGACCACCCCAACAGGGAGGCCATCAGCAAGgtcctcccccacctcctcctggaaAGCCCCAGGGACCACCTCCCCAAGGGGGCCGCCCACAAGGACCTCCACAGGGGCAGTCTCCTCAGTAA
- the TAS2R14 gene encoding taste receptor type 2 member 14, producing MGGVIKSIFTFVLIVEFIIGNLGNSFIALVNCIDWVKGRKISSVDRILTALAISRISLVWLIFGSWCVSVFFPALFATEKMFRMLTNIWTVINHFSVWLATGLGTFYFLKIANFSNSIFLYLKWRVKKVVLVLLLVTSVFLFLNIALINIHINASINGYRRNKTCSSDSSNFTRFSSLIVLTSTVFIFIPFTLSLAMFLLLIFSMWKHRKKMQHTVKISGDASTKAHRGVKSVITFFLLYAIFSLSFFISVWTSERLEENLIILSQVMGMAYPSCHSCVLILGNKKLRQASLSVLLWLRYMFKDGEPSGHKEFRESS from the coding sequence ATGGGTGGTGTCATAAAGAGCATATTTACATTCGTTTTAATTGTGGAATTTATAATTGGAAATTTAGGAAATAGTTTCATAGCACTGGTGAACTGTATTGACTGGGTCAAGGGAAGAAAGATCTCTTCGGTTGATCGGATCCTCACTGCTTTGGCAATCTCTCGAATTAGCCTGGTTTGGTTAATATTCGGAagctggtgtgtgtctgtgtttttccCAGCTTTATTTGCCACTGAAAAAATGTTCAGAATGCTTACTAATATCTGGACAGTGATCAATCATTTTAGTGTCTGGTTAGCTACAGGCCTCggtactttttattttctcaagataGCCAATTTTTCTAACTCTATTTTTCTCTACCTAAAGTGGAGGGTTAAAAAGGTGGTTTTGGTGCTGCTTCTTGTGACTTCGgtcttcttgtttttaaatattgcacTGATAAACATCCATATAAATGCCAGTATCAATGGATACAGAAGAAACAAGACTTGCAGTTCTGATTCAAGTAACTTTACACGATTTTCCAGTCTTATTGTATTAACCAGCACTGTGTTCATTTTCATACCCTTTACTTTGTCCCTGGCAATGTTTCTTCTCCTCATCTTCTCCATGTGGAAACATCGCAAGAAGATGCAGCACACTGTCAAAATATCCGGAGACGCCAGCACCAAAGCCCACAGAGGAGTTAAAAGTGTGATCACTTTCTTCCTACTCTATgccattttctctctgtcttttttcatATCAGTTTGGACCTCTGAAAGGTTGGAGGAAAATCTAATTATTCTTTCCCAGGTGATGGGAATGGCTTATCCTTCATGTCACTCATGTGTTCTGATTCTTGGAAACAAGAAGCTGAGACAGGCCTCTCTGTCAGTGCTACTGTGGCTGAGGTACATGTTCAAAGATGGGGAGCCCTCAGGTCACAAAGAATTTAGAGAATCATCttga